The genomic segment ATGACAGCGTGCCGTTGAAAAAATTTGTTCCCATCCAAATTTGCATCCGACTCCTCAGAAATTGTAAATTTTCCAATCTTTAGAGGGTTTTTCGCATTATGAGACACACTATTCATAAAAGCAGACAGTTCCTTTTTGTCCAACAAAAAGCAGTCGGCGTCAATGCTTGGCACAGTATTCAGCGTTCGTTTGAAAACATTTTCCCTAGTTCCAACCTTATCCAAAAGTGTTCCAATTAAATTTACTCGCATAATGTTTTCCACAACAGTTTCAGGTTCTGTACCTTGATCTATTTTTTCAGATATAGCCCTCCGCATAATCTTGGAAATCATTCCAATTATTTTCTCACCCGTTTTTGTAGAACGGATTCTAACGATCTGATTTACTTGAACGCTGTTTAGCATATCCTCTCTATCAACCTTGATAGAAACGCTGCCGGTATCAACGCTTTGTACTTTCCCGATTGCCACGGGTTCTTTTTCGCTTGTGCACATATTAGATTACCTCCATAAAATGTTTAAGTTGCCAATAGTCCCCGTCTATGACGAACTCATGTGGTGATTCATTATTTTTAATGGTTACCCTTGTTTTGTCAACCATTGCTTCTTCAATAAGAATATATTGTCTACCATCTTTCAATTCCTCCTTGCAGAAATCGCTCACTTTTTTTGTTATCAGCGCTAAAGGTACTCCCTCTCTTACTTTTTCTTTGATCTTTGGAGTCAAGTGTTTATCGTTAAAGCCAAAGCCAACCACAAGAAAACTCTTTGCTTTGTTTATTATACCATCTGAAATTTGAATTAAATCACGAAAAGGGATATTATAGGCTTCCTCATATTTATCTTTTCCTGGTATAATAAATACTGGTGTATCACCAGCATTACTTCGATTTAGGAATCGAACAGTACCGTCGATTGTAAACCAATTCAAAGAACCGTGAACTTTTATAATATTCACAATTTTTTTACTAGAAAAAGCAGTTGCATCAAACTTGGAAAATATCTTTCCGGTAAATCCATCGGTAAAATGAATGTCATGCCAAGCGAATAGATATTCAAGAGTACAATCATAATTTGTAGTAATAATATTGACTACTTGTGGATGCGCTTCTCTAAATTTTTCTATCATTTTAATAATAAATTCGAATTTATTATACTCACCATTTTTAATTTCTTGTTGAACACCTAAATCTTTTTTGCCAATTTCTTCCCAAATTATTCTCCTAATTTTCTTTTTTCGTTCTATATCTGATATTTTTCCAAGCTCGACTTCCAAGTTCCCTTTTGGAAATTCGGGAAATTCTTTTATTATTGCATCTGTTAAGTCATTCATAGTTGGCAATCCAAAAGGTACGGTTGCTCCTGAACCCCAAATAATCACTGGCGGGTCTTTGAGAAACTTTTGAATATTTCCAAATATTTCGTCTTTTGCCTCATTGTTAACATCTATCATAATTTCACCTCCAAATTCCCACAATATCAAACAAAGTAAAAGCGTGCCTCACAAGAAAGGTAGTCGGCGCGTTTTCATAACCGTCGTCAGTTCAAGTTGCATATATAATTTTATCATAAATATTTAACAATAGTTATCCGTTGCGTTCAATATCATCAACAAACGATTTCCATTTTGTTGGTTTTAGCGGCAGGATATCGCTTAGTCTTAATAGACTTAGATACGCAAATCTATTGGCGTAACTACACGACTATTTGACGAATAATGGCGCCTAAAATTTTGGCGCCTGTAATTATCGGCTATAAAAGTCAAATGAAGTAAGGTAGAGGGTGGGGGGCTAGCGCAAGCGTTCAAAAGCGTGGGGCTAAAACGAGTAATATTAAATTCGCCTCATATTTAGCCGTTAATTAAACTATGCTAAAGCATTGTAGCTATCGCTTCGTGCGAAAGCCGCGATCGCCTCGACGTTTTGCGACGGCGAGGGGATCGCGCTTAAACTATTCGACTTCGGCGTCGATCACGTCGTCTTGTTTGGGTTTGCCGTTCTGATCGCCGCTTGCGCCGCCTTGCTCGCCCGATTGCTTTTTATACATCGCTTCGGCGAGTTTATGGCTTACCTCCGTAAGCGCTTTGATCTTATCGTCGATCTCCTGTTTGCTCGCGCTCTCTTTGGCGATAACGTCTTTGAGATTGGCGATCGCCGTTTCGATTTTGCCCTTTTCCTCCGCGCTTACCGCGTCGGCGTTCTCTCTCAACGTCTTTTCAGTCTGATAGATTAGCGAGTCGGCTTGATTTCGCGCCTCGACAATCTCTTTGCGTTTCTTGTCCGCTTCGCGGTTCGCGTCGGC from the Helicobacteraceae bacterium genome contains:
- a CDS encoding SIR2 family protein, which encodes MIDVNNEAKDEIFGNIQKFLKDPPVIIWGSGATVPFGLPTMNDLTDAIIKEFPEFPKGNLEVELGKISDIERKKKIRRIIWEEIGKKDLGVQQEIKNGEYNKFEFIIKMIEKFREAHPQVVNIITTNYDCTLEYLFAWHDIHFTDGFTGKIFSKFDATAFSSKKIVNIIKVHGSLNWFTIDGTVRFLNRSNAGDTPVFIIPGKDKYEEAYNIPFRDLIQISDGIINKAKSFLVVGFGFNDKHLTPKIKEKVREGVPLALITKKVSDFCKEELKDGRQYILIEEAMVDKTRVTIKNNESPHEFVIDGDYWQLKHFMEVI